Proteins from one Candidatus Methylomirabilota bacterium genomic window:
- a CDS encoding adenylate/guanylate cyclase domain-containing protein, translated as MPWLVVHEEGEAPRVLEIVRPPFRIGRRAGNDLILADAGVSRAHSLIDRYGQGWHLVDLGGANGTYLNGRRLATNQTERLHPGDEIGVGGVSIHFFEKPPDTALVAPPPSDETTDRTRVTLSRAPDFVRSLDQVALPRSVEYFTVLHELAKLLLAARELREIGQTALDLLFRVLPVERAAIALSTPDGSLATLVERTQKGNAQVAISHTISSWVLRERVAVITSDARHDPRFQRGESIHVYNVRSAMCVPLWSATDTLGVLYLDNLFDAHAFTEEELELVTAVANQVAIGMRQIRLVEQIRDEAIIRANLSGYHSPDVVEMILRHSRQGRSLGIEVTEEVVTVLFGDICGFTPLSERLSAAELAALLNVFFDRMTRAIFDFKGSVNKYIGDAIMAIFGAPLPMGNHAEQAVGAALRMQAEARAVQETLPADRRFQVRIGVNTGRVVVGNIGSPQRMEFTVLGDTVNVAQRLESICEPGRVFVGEETYLETRELFRYRGLGEVALKGKQQHTRAYEVLA; from the coding sequence GTGCCGTGGCTGGTGGTGCACGAAGAGGGCGAAGCCCCGCGGGTCCTGGAGATCGTGCGGCCGCCGTTTCGGATCGGCCGCCGGGCGGGCAACGACCTGATCCTGGCTGACGCGGGGGTCTCCCGCGCGCACAGTCTGATCGACCGCTATGGCCAGGGCTGGCACCTCGTCGACCTCGGCGGGGCGAACGGCACCTACCTGAACGGCCGGCGGCTCGCCACGAACCAGACCGAGCGGCTCCACCCGGGGGACGAAATCGGGGTGGGCGGGGTCAGCATCCACTTCTTCGAGAAGCCGCCGGACACCGCCCTGGTCGCTCCGCCGCCGTCCGACGAGACCACCGACCGGACGCGGGTCACGCTCTCGCGCGCCCCCGACTTCGTCCGGTCACTCGACCAGGTCGCGCTCCCGCGGAGCGTCGAGTACTTCACGGTCCTCCACGAGCTGGCCAAGCTCCTGCTGGCCGCCCGCGAGCTGCGGGAGATCGGTCAGACGGCCCTGGACCTGCTCTTCCGCGTGTTGCCGGTCGAGCGCGCAGCGATCGCGCTCTCCACTCCGGATGGTTCGCTGGCCACCCTGGTGGAGCGCACGCAAAAGGGCAACGCCCAGGTGGCGATCAGCCACACGATCAGCAGCTGGGTTCTGCGGGAGCGGGTCGCCGTCATCACGTCCGACGCCCGCCACGATCCCCGGTTCCAGCGGGGCGAGAGCATCCACGTGTACAACGTCCGCTCCGCGATGTGCGTGCCGCTCTGGTCGGCCACGGATACCCTGGGGGTGCTCTACCTGGACAACCTCTTCGACGCCCACGCTTTCACCGAGGAGGAGCTCGAGCTGGTGACCGCGGTCGCCAACCAGGTGGCGATCGGCATGCGCCAGATCCGTCTCGTCGAGCAGATCCGCGACGAGGCGATCATCCGCGCGAACCTCTCCGGCTACCATTCCCCCGACGTGGTCGAGATGATCCTGCGGCACTCCCGCCAGGGCCGGAGCCTGGGGATCGAGGTCACCGAAGAGGTCGTGACCGTCCTCTTCGGCGACATCTGCGGCTTCACTCCGCTGTCCGAGCGGCTCTCGGCCGCCGAGCTGGCGGCCCTCCTCAACGTGTTCTTCGACCGGATGACGCGGGCGATTTTCGACTTCAAGGGCTCCGTCAACAAGTACATCGGCGACGCCATCATGGCGATCTTCGGGGCCCCGCTCCCGATGGGGAACCACGCCGAGCAGGCCGTGGGGGCGGCCCTCCGCATGCAGGCGGAGGCCCGGGCCGTCCAGGAGACGCTCCCGGCCGACCGTCGCTTCCAGGTGCGGATCGGCGTCAATACCGGCCGGGTGGTCGTCGGCAACATCGGCTCGCCCCAGCGCATGGAGTTCACGGTGCTGGGCGACACCGTGAACGTGGCCCAGCGGCTCGAGTCCATCTGCGAGCCCGGCCGGGTGTTCGTCGGCGAGGAAACCTACCTCGAGACGCGCGAGCTCTTCCGCTATCGGGGCCTCGGGGAGGTGGCGCTCAAGGGCAAGCAGCAGCACACGCGCGCCTACGAAGTCCTCGCCTGA